The Cellulophaga sp. L1A9 genome window below encodes:
- the proB gene encoding glutamate 5-kinase — protein sequence MYKQKIVIKVGTNVMTNKDNRIVRPVLKKLVKQIAQLYERGIITILVSSGSVIAGMEVLGKSNIKDKTQKRQVYSAIGQPRMMRLYYNIFRDYGMKCAQVLPTKRDFSPGVHRQNMINCYEGLLAEGVIPIANEDDAVSLTMSMFSDNDELASLIAQLVKADKLIILTDIDGLYSGHPDEENSSLVDHVSPDENLNKYIQDNIKGEAEGRGGMGSKLEYAQQSAANNIPTFIANGKKDHTIIDIIDGKKVGTRVALEKEIEV from the coding sequence ATGTATAAACAAAAGATTGTCATAAAAGTCGGAACTAATGTGATGACGAATAAAGATAACCGAATTGTAAGGCCTGTACTCAAGAAATTGGTGAAACAAATTGCGCAATTATATGAAAGGGGCATCATTACTATTTTGGTTTCTTCTGGTTCTGTAATTGCAGGAATGGAGGTTTTAGGAAAATCTAACATTAAAGATAAAACACAAAAAAGACAAGTATACTCCGCTATTGGACAGCCTAGAATGATGCGTTTGTATTATAATATATTTCGTGATTACGGTATGAAATGCGCACAAGTACTCCCTACGAAAAGAGATTTTAGTCCCGGTGTACACCGTCAAAACATGATAAATTGTTATGAAGGTTTACTAGCGGAAGGTGTTATCCCTATTGCTAATGAAGATGATGCAGTATCGCTAACCATGTCTATGTTTTCTGATAATGATGAACTTGCTAGTCTTATCGCACAATTGGTTAAGGCAGACAAACTCATCATACTAACAGATATTGATGGTCTTTATAGTGGTCATCCAGACGAAGAAAATAGTTCGCTTGTTGATCATGTTAGCCCAGACGAAAATTTAAATAAATATATTCAAGATAATATTAAAGGAGAAGCAGAGGGGCGTGGTGGCATGGGCTCTAAATTAGAATACGCACAACAATCTGCCGCAAATAATATCCCAACATTTATTGCCAACGGAAAAAAAGACCATACCATAATAGATATTATCGACGGAAAAAAAGTGGGTACTAGAGTTGCCCTTGAAAAAGAAATAGAAGTTTAG
- a CDS encoding enoyl-CoA hydratase/isomerase family protein, whose translation MKFDTILVNHQENIATVTINRPNKLNALNRDTIQELHDAFKALNKDKKVKVIILTGSGEKAFVAGADIAEFSDFSEKEGAKLSAKGQKSLFDYIENLATPVIAAVNGFALGGGLELAMACHFRVASDNAKMGLPEVSLGVIPGYGGTQRLPQLVGKGRANEMIMTAGMIDAQKALSYGLVNYVVTQEELIPLCEKLAGKITNNSSVAIAYAIKAVNAGFSSDTDGFDKEIKAFGECFGTDDFKEGTTAFLEKRKANFE comes from the coding sequence ATGAAATTTGATACTATACTGGTAAATCATCAAGAAAATATAGCGACGGTGACTATTAACCGCCCGAATAAATTAAACGCCTTAAATCGAGATACCATTCAGGAATTGCATGATGCATTTAAAGCCTTAAATAAAGACAAGAAGGTTAAAGTTATTATACTAACTGGAAGCGGAGAAAAAGCATTTGTGGCGGGTGCAGATATTGCAGAGTTTTCAGATTTTTCAGAAAAGGAAGGTGCTAAGCTTTCAGCAAAAGGGCAAAAATCACTATTTGATTATATCGAGAATTTGGCAACACCTGTAATTGCTGCGGTGAATGGTTTTGCTTTGGGTGGTGGATTGGAATTAGCAATGGCTTGTCATTTTAGAGTGGCTAGTGATAATGCTAAAATGGGGCTTCCAGAAGTGTCTCTTGGGGTTATTCCGGGATATGGTGGCACACAACGTTTGCCGCAATTAGTGGGTAAAGGCCGTGCGAATGAAATGATCATGACAGCAGGAATGATAGATGCTCAAAAGGCGCTCTCTTATGGTTTGGTAAATTATGTGGTAACACAGGAAGAATTAATACCACTTTGTGAGAAGTTAGCAGGTAAGATAACGAATAACTCGTCTGTTGCGATTGCTTATGCAATAAAAGCAGTAAATGCTGGTTTTAGTAGTGATACCGATGGCTTTGATAAAGAAATAAAAGCTTTTGGAGAATGTTTTGGAACCGATGATTTTAAAGAGGGAACGACTGCATTCTTAGAAAAACGAAAAGCAAATTTCGAGTAA
- a CDS encoding 1-acyl-sn-glycerol-3-phosphate acyltransferase, whose protein sequence is MQKILAYPLSAVYLVCFGLTLLIFHPIQWLANTIFGYPGLKRVVSVLNLSLMRCSLIIGTRYSFNNPYKIPTDRPLIIVANHQSMLDIPPLIWYMRKNHPKFVSKIELGKGIPSVSYNLVHGGSVLIDRKDSKQALSQIIKLGQYIEKHHRSAVIFPEGTRSRTGHPKPFQTTGLKLLIKNAPSALIVPISINNSWKTLRYGKFPNGLGSHITLDVHQPIENTGDLDALTAQIEKVITTGVHI, encoded by the coding sequence ATGCAAAAGATTCTCGCATATCCGCTCAGTGCAGTATACCTTGTTTGTTTTGGGTTAACGCTTTTAATTTTTCACCCCATTCAGTGGTTGGCTAATACGATATTTGGCTACCCTGGATTAAAAAGGGTGGTGAGCGTGCTTAACTTATCTTTAATGCGATGTTCGCTTATTATTGGAACAAGATATAGTTTTAATAACCCTTACAAAATTCCTACAGATAGACCTTTAATTATTGTTGCAAACCATCAGAGTATGCTTGACATTCCACCATTAATTTGGTACATGCGTAAAAACCATCCGAAATTTGTCAGCAAAATAGAGCTTGGAAAAGGCATCCCTAGTGTTTCATACAATCTTGTTCACGGAGGTTCTGTTTTAATTGATAGAAAAGATAGCAAACAGGCACTAAGTCAGATTATAAAATTAGGGCAGTATATTGAAAAACATCATAGAAGCGCTGTAATTTTCCCTGAAGGAACAAGAAGCCGAACAGGGCACCCTAAGCCTTTTCAAACTACAGGCTTAAAACTATTGATAAAGAATGCACCATCCGCGTTAATCGTCCCCATTAGTATTAACAACTCTTGGAAAACGCTTCGCTACGGAAAATTCCCTAACGGTTTAGGAAGTCATATTACCTTAGATGTACATCAACCCATAGAAAACACTGGTGATCTTGATGCATTAACGGCACAAATAGAAAAAGTAATAACCACTGGAGTACATATTTAA
- a CDS encoding DsbA family protein, translating to MEINIWSDIRCPFCYIGKRKFEAALESFPHKDQITVQWKSFELDPSLETKPEVDYTEYFIEHKNVDRDSALAMFANVTTMANEVGLNFNIKDGVIANSLNAHRLLHYAKKEGYADATKEALLKAQLIDAENIDDKENLIVLAKTIGMDGDAVKEMLNSDDFTYEVRQDELEARNLGINGVPFFVLDNKYGISGAQPTEVFAEALDNAWKKHTEEKLTVLPVGETGGSCDVEGNCS from the coding sequence ATGGAAATAAATATATGGTCAGATATCAGATGTCCCTTCTGTTATATCGGCAAAAGAAAGTTTGAAGCAGCTTTAGAAAGTTTCCCACATAAAGACCAGATAACGGTTCAGTGGAAAAGCTTTGAGTTAGACCCTTCTTTAGAAACAAAACCAGAAGTAGATTATACAGAATATTTTATAGAGCATAAGAATGTAGATCGTGATAGTGCATTAGCCATGTTTGCTAATGTTACGACTATGGCGAATGAGGTGGGTTTAAATTTTAATATTAAAGATGGCGTAATTGCCAATTCCTTAAACGCACATAGATTATTGCATTATGCAAAAAAGGAAGGATATGCAGATGCTACAAAAGAGGCTTTATTAAAAGCACAGTTGATAGATGCAGAGAATATAGATGATAAAGAAAATCTTATTGTTTTGGCAAAAACTATCGGAATGGATGGTGATGCGGTAAAGGAGATGCTCAATTCTGACGATTTTACGTATGAAGTGAGACAAGATGAACTAGAAGCTAGAAATCTTGGAATTAATGGTGTTCCGTTTTTTGTTTTAGATAATAAATACGGAATATCGGGAGCACAGCCTACCGAAGTTTTTGCTGAAGCATTAGATAATGCATGGAAAAAGCACACAGAAGAGAAACTTACTGTTTTACCTGTTGGTGAAACTGGTGGTTCTTGTGATGTAGAGGGAAATTGTAGTTAA
- a CDS encoding HD domain-containing protein, producing MTNTAIVEETIAFVKETLQGAEGGHDWFHIQRVFRNSLLIAKDEKDIDLLVVSLGALLHDIADAKFHDGDETIGPKLAQEFLNSLNVDKNIIEHVVLIIDNISFKKTLEKEVAKFTSKELDIIQDADRLDALGAIGIARAFNYGGFKNRELYNPAIIPNLKMTKEAYKKSSAPTINHFYEKLLLLKDKMNTKNGKILAEQRHQFMLDYLEQFYKEWNPQSL from the coding sequence ATGACAAATACTGCTATTGTAGAAGAAACAATTGCCTTTGTAAAAGAAACTTTGCAAGGCGCAGAAGGCGGTCATGACTGGTTTCATATTCAACGCGTATTTAGAAACTCATTATTAATTGCTAAAGACGAAAAAGATATAGACCTTCTCGTAGTAAGCCTTGGTGCTTTACTTCATGATATAGCCGATGCAAAGTTTCATGATGGAGACGAAACCATTGGCCCTAAACTGGCGCAGGAGTTTTTGAATTCTTTAAATGTTGACAAAAATATTATTGAACATGTTGTCTTAATCATTGATAATATCTCTTTTAAAAAGACTTTAGAAAAAGAAGTCGCAAAATTCACATCCAAAGAATTAGACATTATTCAAGACGCAGATCGTTTAGATGCTCTTGGAGCTATTGGTATTGCGCGGGCATTTAATTATGGCGGTTTTAAAAATAGGGAACTCTACAATCCCGCTATAATACCCAATCTAAAAATGACCAAAGAAGCCTATAAGAAATCTAGCGCACCTACCATAAATCATTTTTACGAAAAGTTATTGCTCTTAAAAGATAAAATGAATACCAAAAATGGGAAGATTCTTGCAGAACAACGACACCAGTTTATGCTTGATTATCTAGAGCAATTTTACAAAGAATGGAATCCGCAGTCCTTATAA
- a CDS encoding PA0069 family radical SAM protein: MNSENYIKGRGAQKNNTNKFSEFSYETRDDFLEFCRIEGEDADSNKTQYLPIFPKTIVNKVTSPDIGMEYSMNPYQGCEHGCIYCYARNTHEFWGYSPGLDFERTILIKKDAPKLLEAKLKSKSWKAQTIVLSGNTDCYQPAEKRFKLTKACLALFLKYKHPVAIITKNALILRDLEVLKALAEDNLIRVNISITSLSEETRRLLEPRTATIKKRLETIRILSEHGIPVNAMLAPIIPGINSHEIMKLAKAVSENGAISFGFTVVRLNGAIGQIFTDWIEKTMPDSAAKVLHQIEECHGGTLNDSRFGIRSKGEGVIATQIHDLMRVAKRTYFKNKVSQPLNTELHEEYKNGQLTLF; this comes from the coding sequence TTGAATTCCGAAAACTACATTAAAGGGCGAGGTGCGCAAAAGAACAACACGAACAAATTTTCAGAATTCAGCTACGAAACACGTGATGATTTTTTGGAATTTTGTCGCATTGAAGGGGAGGATGCCGACTCGAATAAAACGCAGTACCTTCCTATCTTTCCAAAAACTATTGTAAATAAGGTGACCAGTCCTGATATTGGGATGGAATATAGTATGAATCCCTATCAAGGGTGTGAGCATGGCTGTATCTATTGCTATGCGCGTAATACGCATGAATTTTGGGGCTATAGTCCAGGTCTTGATTTTGAACGTACTATTTTAATCAAAAAAGATGCGCCAAAACTTTTGGAAGCAAAACTCAAAAGTAAAAGTTGGAAAGCTCAAACTATTGTTCTTTCTGGAAATACAGATTGTTACCAACCTGCCGAAAAGCGGTTTAAACTAACAAAAGCATGTTTAGCACTGTTTTTGAAATACAAACATCCTGTTGCAATTATTACTAAAAATGCGCTGATCCTTCGTGATTTGGAGGTGTTAAAAGCATTAGCGGAAGATAATTTAATTCGCGTAAATATTTCTATAACGTCTTTGTCTGAAGAAACGCGAAGACTTTTAGAACCCAGAACAGCAACCATAAAAAAACGATTGGAGACCATTAGAATTTTAAGTGAACACGGAATTCCGGTGAATGCTATGCTTGCTCCAATTATTCCAGGAATAAATAGTCATGAAATTATGAAGCTTGCTAAAGCGGTTTCAGAAAACGGAGCAATTTCTTTTGGTTTTACGGTCGTACGATTGAATGGCGCCATTGGACAAATATTTACGGATTGGATAGAGAAAACAATGCCAGATAGCGCGGCAAAAGTGCTGCATCAAATTGAGGAATGTCATGGGGGGACTTTAAACGATAGTCGTTTTGGGATACGTAGTAAAGGGGAAGGTGTTATAGCTACTCAAATTCATGATTTAATGCGTGTAGCAAAAAGAACCTACTTTAAGAATAAAGTGAGCCAACCTTTAAATACAGAACTCCATGAGGAGTATAAAAACGGACAGTTGACATTGTTTTAA
- a CDS encoding Gfo/Idh/MocA family protein, with protein MQRRKFIKNSAAATAVFSIVPNFVLGKNHIPPSDTLYMAGFGIGGRGGGVINDLTNTKKVKFIAYADVDYRQVKDSKKLHPKAKLYKDFRTVYDKHLKDIDAIMVATPDHTHATIALPFMRAKKHAYVEKPLTHNIHEARLMTKVAKENGIVTQMGNQGASSDGSRQAKEWIDSGFIGKIQKVDCWTNRPVWPQGIPLPKGGDPIPKELDWNLWLGPAADRPFYSGYLPFKWRGWWDFGTGALGDMGCHIMETPFSTLGLGYPTEAEASCTTNWVGDFVEADYHQSCPASSIVRLKFNTEAHGDIALNWYDGGLKPDLPDELKTGETIGDNGGGSIFYGTKGILVTDTYSRNARLLPSETMSMFNPPKPSLTRIEGDTAGHAMNFVNGCLKGTTTSSDFSKSGPLTEAVLMGNLAIKAYQYKELIPGKKIGDWEPFAYPGRRKILWDGENMRVTNYEKANEWVKGTYRKGWELK; from the coding sequence ATGCAAAGAAGAAAATTTATTAAAAATTCAGCTGCAGCCACAGCTGTATTCTCCATTGTACCCAACTTTGTTCTTGGTAAAAATCATATTCCACCTAGTGACACCCTCTATATGGCTGGCTTCGGTATAGGAGGCCGAGGCGGAGGAGTAATTAATGACCTTACCAATACCAAGAAAGTAAAATTTATTGCCTATGCCGATGTAGATTACCGTCAAGTTAAAGACAGTAAAAAACTACATCCTAAAGCAAAACTATATAAAGATTTTAGAACAGTTTACGACAAGCATCTTAAAGATATTGATGCCATCATGGTCGCAACACCAGATCATACCCATGCCACAATAGCCTTACCTTTTATGCGAGCAAAAAAGCATGCTTATGTAGAAAAGCCATTAACACACAATATTCATGAAGCACGTTTGATGACGAAAGTTGCTAAAGAAAATGGCATTGTTACTCAAATGGGAAACCAAGGTGCCTCTAGTGACGGCAGTAGACAAGCAAAAGAATGGATAGATTCTGGTTTTATTGGTAAAATACAAAAGGTAGACTGCTGGACCAATAGACCCGTTTGGCCCCAAGGAATTCCCCTACCAAAAGGAGGAGATCCTATTCCAAAAGAATTGGATTGGAATTTATGGCTAGGTCCTGCAGCAGACAGACCGTTCTACTCAGGGTATTTGCCTTTTAAATGGCGTGGCTGGTGGGATTTTGGCACAGGAGCTTTAGGCGATATGGGGTGTCATATCATGGAAACCCCTTTTAGTACCTTAGGACTAGGCTACCCCACTGAAGCAGAAGCCAGTTGTACCACAAATTGGGTGGGCGATTTTGTAGAGGCAGATTACCACCAATCTTGCCCAGCATCATCTATTGTACGTCTAAAATTTAATACGGAAGCACATGGAGATATCGCTTTGAATTGGTATGACGGGGGGCTAAAACCAGACCTACCTGACGAATTAAAAACTGGTGAAACCATTGGGGATAATGGTGGCGGAAGTATATTTTATGGCACTAAAGGAATTCTTGTAACGGATACCTATTCTAGAAATGCACGTTTACTGCCTTCTGAAACCATGAGCATGTTTAATCCGCCAAAACCAAGCTTAACAAGGATTGAAGGAGATACTGCTGGACATGCTATGAATTTTGTAAACGGATGCCTCAAAGGCACGACAACCTCATCAGATTTTTCTAAATCAGGACCCTTAACAGAAGCTGTTCTCATGGGCAACTTGGCCATTAAAGCATATCAATACAAAGAATTAATTCCTGGTAAAAAAATTGGCGATTGGGAACCTTTTGCATATCCCGGTAGACGTAAAATTCTATGGGATGGAGAAAACATGCGCGTAACCAATTATGAAAAAGCCAATGAATGGGTAAAAGGGACGTATCGTAAAGGTTGGGAATTAAAATAA
- the proC gene encoding pyrroline-5-carboxylate reductase — protein sequence MKVLVIGAGNMGLTYAKGMSKSKLLKKENIMVLDTSEEKLDEVDQMTDFDAYRNLEDCVPEADIIFIAVKPYHAEDLFRKINKLVTADQLLISIMAGVTIDTIKETTGLNKIIRAMPNLPAQVGKGLTSYVASPEVSRIELLAIESLLDTTGKSILVKDENFIDASTGISGSGPAYVFYFMQSMMEAALQMGFSPNVSKVLVAQTFTGAIELFNQNTLSPNSWMEKVASKGGTTRAALNSMEDNNVGELIKEAAFAAFDRAVELGKEKQHV from the coding sequence ATGAAAGTACTCGTAATAGGAGCCGGAAACATGGGCCTTACCTACGCAAAAGGCATGTCAAAATCTAAGCTCTTAAAAAAAGAGAATATCATGGTTCTTGATACTTCTGAAGAAAAACTAGATGAGGTAGATCAAATGACTGATTTTGATGCCTATCGAAATTTAGAAGATTGTGTGCCAGAAGCAGATATTATTTTTATAGCTGTAAAACCCTATCATGCAGAAGATTTATTTAGAAAAATAAATAAGTTAGTTACAGCAGATCAATTACTTATTTCTATTATGGCTGGTGTTACCATTGATACAATCAAGGAAACAACAGGCTTAAATAAGATTATACGTGCAATGCCTAATTTACCTGCACAAGTTGGCAAAGGACTTACTTCGTATGTTGCTTCTCCCGAAGTTTCTAGAATAGAATTACTAGCCATAGAAAGTCTACTAGACACCACCGGCAAGTCTATTTTAGTGAAAGACGAGAATTTTATAGATGCTTCTACCGGAATTTCAGGTAGTGGTCCTGCATATGTATTTTATTTTATGCAGAGTATGATGGAAGCCGCATTGCAAATGGGGTTTTCGCCAAATGTTTCAAAGGTATTGGTTGCTCAAACATTCACAGGAGCTATAGAACTGTTCAATCAAAATACTTTATCTCCAAATTCATGGATGGAAAAAGTAGCAAGTAAAGGAGGTACAACACGCGCCGCATTAAATTCTATGGAAGACAACAATGTGGGAGAATTAATTAAAGAGGCCGCTTTTGCTGCTTTTGATCGCGCCGTTGAACTAGGAAAAGAAAAACAACATGTATAA
- a CDS encoding BrxA/BrxB family bacilliredoxin: protein MYPAELVKPMREDLASAGFEELHTAEAVEKAVNAEGTTLVVVNSVCGCAAANARPAAKFSLTNSKKPDHIVTVFAGVDFDAVDKARSLMIPFPPSSPSMALFKNGELVHMIERHHIEGRPAEVIADNLMAAYDEFC from the coding sequence ATGTATCCTGCAGAATTAGTAAAACCGATGAGAGAAGACCTAGCATCTGCTGGGTTTGAAGAATTACATACCGCTGAAGCAGTGGAAAAAGCTGTTAATGCAGAAGGAACAACATTAGTTGTTGTAAATTCTGTTTGTGGTTGTGCCGCAGCAAATGCAAGACCAGCAGCAAAATTTAGTTTAACCAATAGCAAAAAACCGGACCATATTGTTACTGTTTTTGCTGGTGTAGATTTTGACGCTGTTGATAAAGCTAGAAGTTTAATGATTCCTTTTCCTCCATCATCGCCAAGTATGGCTTTGTTTAAAAACGGAGAATTGGTTCATATGATTGAGCGTCACCACATTGAAGGTAGACCAGCAGAAGTTATTGCAGATAATTTAATGGCTGCTTACGACGAATTCTGTTAA
- a CDS encoding IS3 family transposase (programmed frameshift), which yields MKRTIITVNKRTQRDYNLGFKLSVVHQVEKGEMTYKQAQKAYGIQGRSTVLVWLRKHGTLDWSKPIRRQMPKSKETPAQKIKRLERELSDEKLRNKILNTMIDISDKQYGTAIRKKHLPHSIQRIRQEQRLSLSRCCRLFGISRQAVYQAEKRIIKRDQELVKVKNLVEGLRKDMPRLGTRKLYYLLKDEFAKHKLKIGRDALFGYLRSESMLIKPRKNYTKTTNSNHWLRKHPNLMKEIKVSRPEEYFVSDITYIKSRERTHYLSLVTDAYSRKIMGYHLSDDMSAENVVKAVKMANNNRLTNKDIIHHSDRGLQYCSAIYQKELQLSNMTPSMTDGYDCYQNALAERMNGILKGEFLIYKCNSGKELKKLVAESIRTYNNKRPHLSLKYKTPNFIHNKKPEKLASLV from the exons ATGAAACGTACAATTATTACAGTAAACAAGCGTACCCAGCGCGATTATAATCTGGGCTTTAAATTAAGTGTTGTCCATCAGGTTGAAAAAGGCGAGATGACTTATAAGCAGGCGCAGAAGGCTTATGGTATTCAAGGTAGAAGTACTGTTTTGGTTTGGCTGAGAAAACATGGTACATTAGATTGGAGCAAACCTATACGTCGTCAAATGCCAAAATCAAAAGAAACACCTGCACAGAAAATCAAACGCTTGGAGAGAGAGCTTTCCGATGAAAAATTGAGGAATAAAATTCTCAACACTATGATCGACATCTCTGATAAACAGTATGGTACTGCTATTAGAAAAAAGCATTTGC CCCATTCAATCCAGCGCATCCGACAAGAACAACGATTAAGTTTATCTCGTTGTTGTCGATTGTTTGGGATAAGTAGACAAGCTGTCTACCAAGCAGAAAAACGTATCATAAAAAGAGATCAAGAGTTAGTAAAAGTAAAGAACTTGGTCGAAGGCCTTCGTAAGGATATGCCCAGGCTCGGTACACGAAAGTTGTATTATTTGTTAAAGGATGAATTCGCAAAGCACAAATTAAAAATAGGAAGAGATGCCCTGTTTGGATATTTACGCTCAGAATCAATGCTTATAAAGCCAAGGAAGAATTACACCAAGACAACAAACTCTAACCATTGGCTTAGAAAACATCCTAATCTGATGAAAGAAATCAAAGTTTCTAGACCAGAGGAATACTTCGTCAGTGATATTACATACATTAAAAGTAGGGAGCGTACACATTATCTATCCTTGGTGACCGATGCCTATAGTAGAAAAATAATGGGGTATCATCTTAGTGACGATATGAGTGCCGAGAATGTGGTAAAGGCAGTAAAAATGGCGAACAACAATAGATTAACGAACAAAGATATAATTCATCATTCCGATAGAGGATTGCAGTATTGCTCGGCCATATACCAAAAAGAACTACAGCTAAGTAATATGACCCCATCAATGACAGATGGGTATGATTGCTACCAAAATGCATTGGCAGAACGAATGAACGGCATATTGAAAGGGGAATTCTTAATCTATAAATGTAACAGTGGTAAAGAGTTGAAAAAGCTCGTAGCAGAATCAATAAGAACGTATAATAACAAAAGACCACACTTGAGTCTAAAATATAAAACACCTAACTTTATACACAACAAAAAACCAGAGAAGCTAGCTTCTCTGGTTTAA